Proteins from a single region of Aythya fuligula isolate bAytFul2 chromosome 3, bAytFul2.pri, whole genome shotgun sequence:
- the LOC116487460 gene encoding adhesion G protein-coupled receptor F4-like, whose product MDVRVAHCLLLWAMHFFPVAPRIAPRVLSKESKTGNLQDGCINRIPCEHSGAICIQPCSPSFHGEMSFVCKDRKWQMFIDACANLDVQSLFQRISEREPLPSSGGHISVAGGHLPFVGPGKPVHGKPENEAKHFGADDHGNSNCQADFSCIIPDILSSPAIPGNIADIVELLKNISLMLSENVNREKMQSYSRIANHILNSSVISNWAFVRDRNASSTLLDSVNLFAGNLLLRNGSENIQEHFISTKGYSIYKNTSGKSFDFSMELNKTSNISGRVVIPEEELLKLPRTSKAISIAFPTLGAIIETSHLDPVFVNGMVLSVSLPEELQHILLTFEKVNKLENIKAQCVGWHSAERRWDSKACKMKSDNISSVVCMCKHHRRTFKSFSILMSPTMLRNVVLDYITCVGLGLSIFSLVLCLTIETVVWHHVTKTKITYMRHFCLVNIATSLLIADILFIVAAIVHNTALNYRLCVAATFFLHFFYLALFFWMFTLGLLILYGLLLVFFKITRSAFIAAAFSIGYGCPLVISILTVAITEPKNGYLRSGACWLNWYETKALLAFVVPALSIIVVNLAVVVVVVVKMGRPSIGDGCKSQDLSNMIRISKNIALLTPLLGLTWGFGLATIIDSHSLAFHVTFALLNAFQGFFILLFGTLLDRKTREALKKNCLSSKRKCSLAKS is encoded by the exons ATGGATGTGAGGGTGGCCCACTGCCTGCTCCTTTGGGCTATGCACTTCTTCCCGGTTGCACCACGCATTGCTCCCAGG gtcCTCAGCAAGGAATCAAAGACTGGTAATCTGCAAG atggGTGTATAAATCGGATTCCCTGTGAACATAGTGGAGCTATTTGTATTCAGCCTTGTTCTCCCTCCTTCCATGGAGAGATGAGCTTTGTCTGCAAAGACAGAAAGTGGCAAATGTTCATAGATGCCTGTGCAAATCTGGATGTTCAGTCGCTTTTTCAG aGGATTTCTGAACGTGAACCTCTTCCAAGTTCTGGAGGCCACATTAGTGTTGCTGGAGGACACCTGCCCTTTGTAGGGCCAGGAAAGCCAGTGCACGGGAAgccagaaaatgaagcaaaacattttggtgCTGATGACCATGGGAATAGTAACTGCCAAGCTGATTTTTCATGCATCATCCCAGATATCCTGTCCTCACCAGCAATTCCAGGAAACATTGCTGATATAGTGGAATTGCTAAAGAATATCTCCCTGATGTTGTCAGAAAATGTCAATAGAGAAAAAATGCAG aGTTACAGCAGGATAGCAAACCATATTCTGAACAGCTCTGTCATTTCCAACTGGGCTTTTGTCAGGGACAGAAATGCCAGTTCAACATTACTGGACTCAGTGAACTTATTTGCTGGGAATCTTCTTCTAAGGAATGGGTCGGAAAACATACAGGAACACTTCATCTCTACTAAAGGCTACAGCATATATAAGAATACTTCAGGGAAGAGCTTTGATTTTTCTATGGAGTTGAATAAGACAAGCAACATAAGTGGGCGTGTGGTCATTCCAGAAGAAGAACTTTTGAAGTTACCCAGGACTtctaaagcaatcagcattgcATTTCCCACGCTTGGAGCTATTATAGAAACCAGCCACTTGGACCCTGTTTTTGTGAACGGAATGGTTTTATCTGTGTCTCTTCCAGAAGAGCTTCAGCATATTTTGCTTACTTTTGAAAAAGTGAATAAACTGGAGAACATCAAGGCTCAGTGTGTTGGATGGCACTCAGCTGAGAGGAGATGGGATAGCAAGGCATGCAAAATGAAGTCAGACAACATCAGCAGTGTTGTTTGTATGTGCAAGCACCACCGCCGGACGTTCAAATCCTTCTCCATTTTGATGTCCCCCACCATGCTGCGAAACGTGGTGTTGGATTACATTACATGTGTGGGGTTAGGCCTTTCTATTTTCAGCCTGGTTCTGTGCCTTACCATCGAGACTGTCGTCTGGCATCATGTTACAAAAACCAAGATAACCTACATGCGCCATTTTTGTTTGGTGAACATAGCTACGTCACTTCTCATTGCTGATATTTTATTCATTGTAGCAGCTATTGTGCACAACACAGCTCTAAACTACCGGCTGTGTGTGGCAGccacttttttccttcactttttctATCTTGCCCTGTTTTTTTGGATGTTTACCCTGGGTCTCTTGATTCTCTATGGATTGTTATTagttttttttaagataacAAGATCTGCATTCATAGCTGCAGCATTCTCTATTGGATATGGATGTCCATTAGTCATATCTATCCTCACTGTTGCTATTACTGAACCTAAAAATGGATATTTAAGGAGTGGAGCCTGCTGGCTTAACTGGTATGAGACGAAAGCCCTTTTGGCCTTTGTTGTACCTGCTCTGAGCATCATTGTTGTCAATTTGGCAGTGGTGGTAGTGGTTGTGGTGAAGATGGGAAGACCCTCTATTGGAGATGGCTGCAAGTCACAAGATTTGAGCAACATGATCCGAATTAGCAAAAACATTGCCCTTTTGACACCTCTTCTGGGCCTCACCTGGGGGTTTGGATTAGCAACAATCATTGATAGTCACTCTCTGGCATTCCATGTTACATTCGCACTACTAAACGCCTTCCAG GGATTCTTCATCCTATTGTTTGGGACACTTCTGGACAGAAAG ACCAGAGAAGCCTTGAAGAAAAACTGCCTTTCATCAAAGCGGAAGTGTAGTCTagcaaag TCCTAG